One genomic segment of Mytilus galloprovincialis chromosome 5, xbMytGall1.hap1.1, whole genome shotgun sequence includes these proteins:
- the LOC143074185 gene encoding uncharacterized protein LOC143074185, translating into MGGFYERLVGVVKRSLRKVLKGRLVSDVQLLTVIKETEAIVNARPLVYIGDDVNSNINLTPSHFLTLNPNIGIPEIEYDINDQSYSPVESSTDKLLKMWKKGQKLLDSFWTMWRDEYLLSLRERTQTKLKCGRVKSPYAPIVGDVVIIKDNLPRGVWKLGRLVQLIHSNDGEIRSAKVVLSSRKVISRPLNLLYPLEIEEKTKVDEENTCQSESAETRPVRKSAEKARRKIKDFYGE; encoded by the coding sequence ATGGGAGGTTTTTACGAAAGGCTTGTTGGTGTGGTAAAACGTTCTTTGCGAAAAGTTCTGAAAGGAAGGTTAGTCAGCGACGTTCAACTACTTACAGTTATTAAGGAAACTGAAGCAATTGTTAATGCGAGGCCATTGGTTTACATAGGTGATGATGTGAATTCGAATATTAACCTTACGCCAAGCCACTTTCTCACATTGAACCCAAATATTGGTATTCCAGAAATTGAATATGATATAAATGACCAAAGTTACTCACCTGTTGAAAGTTCAACTGACAAGTTACTTAAGATGTGGAAAAAGGGACAAAAACTTTTGGATTCATTTTGGACAATGTGGAGGGATGAATATTTATTAAGTTTGAGAGAAAGAACTCAGACCAAGTTAAAGTGTGGTAGAGTGAAATCACCATATGCTCCAATCGTTGGAGATGTTGTCATTATTAAAGACAACCTTCCAAGGGGAGTGTGGAAATTAGGAAGACTAGTACAGTTAATTCATAGCAATGATGGTGAGATTAGATCAGCAAAAGTAGTTCTTTCATCAAGAAAAGTTATTAGTCGTCCGTTAAATTTACTATACCCTTTggaaattgaagaaaaaacaaaggtTGATGAGGAGAATACGTGTCAGAGTGAATCTGCTGAAACAAGACCTGTCAGGAAGTCTGCTGAAAAGGCTAGACGTAAAATCAAAGATTTTTACGGTGAATAA
- the LOC143074186 gene encoding uncharacterized protein LOC143074186, whose product MTIPRLELMAVLIGVRCLAFVKGELNVPIETIYLWTDSQCVLKWISTKKDLGVFVKNRITRGTSTRLLCDNSLWWHGPEWLLIDSHQWKIFTCEDVLANQEYKCELKVGKKTTESSALLCTKEIEGNQIETPYGIQCKNFSSYYKLIRVTAWVERFISRIKKISVKTSKILTCEELKIAEEKWIKFVQRRNYSDIFSAIYENKPNNLQNQLGLFISDDGFPRCKGRFENADLSEAARIPILLPRGEDFTRLIIERIHKDLFHSGVSQTLSKLRHKFWIPQGRSTVRQVLRHCLVCRRFEGGHYGMPKMPPFPRSRVSQSIPFASTGLDYLGPIYVKYDGENKKRWVCLFTCFVTRAIHLELLNDMTTEEFLYAFRRFVSIRGAPCNILSDNAAQFKLGSATLDLVWKKVIKCDDVQNYVSNAGIR is encoded by the coding sequence ATGACTATTCCGAGGCTGGAATTGATGGCTGTTTTGATAGGTGTTAGGTGTTTAGCATTCGTTAAAGGGGAATTAAATGTACCCATTGAAACGATATATCTTTGGACAGACTCTCAGTGTGTTTTAAAGTGGATTTCGACAAAAAAGGATCTTGGTGTATTTGTGAAAAATCGAATAACAAGAGGAACTTCGACTAGACTGCTCTGTGACAATAGTCTGTGGTGGCATGGTCCTGAGTGGCTTTTAATCGACAGTCATCAGTGGAAAATATTCACCTGTGAAGATGTGTTAGCTAACCAAGAATATAAATGTGAGTTGAAAGTAGGAAAGAAAACAACAGAAAGTAGTGCGTTGCTCTGTACCAAAGAAATTGAAGGAAATCAGATTGAAACACCGTATGGAATACAGTGCAAAAATTTCTCATCGTATTACAAACTTATACGAGTGACTGCATGGGTTGAGCGATTCATTTCACGAATTAAGAAAATTTCAGTTAAGACTAGTAAAATTTTGACATGCGAGGAACTGAAAATTGCAGAAGAAAAATGGATCAAATTTGTACAAAGGAGGAATTATTCAGATATTTTTAGTGCAATATATGAAAACAAACCAAACAACCTACAGAATCAACTTGGGCTTTTTATATCTGATGATGGTTTTCCACGTTGTAAAGGGAGATTCGAAAATGCAGATTTGAGTGAAGCAGCTAGAATACCGATTCTCCTTCCGCGTGGGGAGGACTTTACGCGTTTGATCATTGAAAGAATACACAAAGACCTCTTTCATAGTGGTGTATCACAAACTCTCAGTAAATTAAGACATAAGTTTTGGATCCCACAAGGTCGTTCCACAGTTAGACAAGTTTTACGACATTGCTTAGTGTGTCGAAGGTTTGAAGGTGGACATTACGGAATGCCTAAGATGCCCCCATTTCCAAGATCTAGAGTATCACAATCCATTCCGTTTGCAAGTACTGGCTTAGATTATCTTGGACCGATTTATGTAAAATATGATGGCGAGAACAAGAAAAGATGGGTATGTTTGTTTACCTGTTTTGTTACACGTGCTATACATTTAGAATTGTTAAATGATATGACAACTGAAGAATTTTTGTACGCATTTAGAAGATTCGTATCAATTCGAGGTGCTCCATGCAATATTCTAAGTGATAATGCAGCCCAGTTCAAGTTGGGGAGTGCAACATTAGATTTAGTTTGGAAGAAAGTGATTAAATGTGATGATGTTCAAAACTATGTGTCTAATGCTGGCATTCGATAG